One genomic segment of Streptomyces sp. RerS4 includes these proteins:
- a CDS encoding ABC transporter substrate-binding protein, whose translation MKTRNQWLAAPLGAATAAALLSGCGSTDGANAGSGKGVVMGISDKVKSVDPAAGYDPGSWLLFNNVFQSLLSFPKGGTTPEPDAAQSCNFEGGDSKQYRCVLRPNLKFSNGNSLTSKDVKFSFERTLKINDDNGPAVMLSSIAGIDTPDEKTIVFRLKTSDATFPSKIASGAGSIVDHAEYPADKLRTDNKAVGSGVYKLDSISDKSASFSVNDSYTGKAKAKNTGVTLKFFNGDQAALKSVLQSGDVDFAFRGLAAKDIAALSATKTGDQKIDVVEGTGAEVEHMVFNVNDPVVGKLPVRKAIAYLVDREALVKDVYAGTATPLYSIVPAGIAGHTTPFFDRYGGSPQVEKAKAVLKAANITGKIKLTLWSTPTRYGPSTDQQFQVIAKQLNDSGLFEADMKSVEFEQYEKDIAAGKYGVYVKGWVPDYPDADNFTQPFFGPDNVLKNNYDNKEISGTIIPSTSAKSDRTSANMDYNRLQDIVADELPILPLWQGKQYAVTRQNVNGLQWSLDASTVFRFWEISKG comes from the coding sequence GTGAAGACACGTAACCAGTGGTTGGCGGCCCCGCTCGGCGCGGCCACCGCCGCAGCGCTGCTCAGCGGTTGCGGTTCCACCGATGGCGCCAACGCCGGCAGCGGCAAGGGCGTGGTCATGGGGATATCCGACAAGGTGAAGTCCGTGGACCCGGCCGCGGGCTACGATCCGGGCTCCTGGCTCCTCTTCAACAACGTCTTCCAGTCGCTGCTCAGCTTCCCCAAGGGCGGCACCACCCCGGAGCCCGACGCCGCGCAGTCCTGCAACTTCGAGGGCGGCGACAGCAAGCAGTACAGGTGCGTCCTGCGCCCGAACCTGAAGTTCAGCAACGGCAACAGCCTGACCTCGAAGGACGTCAAGTTCTCCTTCGAGCGCACCCTGAAGATCAACGACGACAACGGCCCCGCCGTCATGCTCTCGTCGATCGCCGGCATCGACACGCCCGACGAGAAGACCATCGTCTTCCGCCTGAAGACCTCCGACGCGACCTTCCCCAGCAAGATCGCGTCGGGCGCGGGCTCCATCGTCGACCACGCCGAATACCCGGCCGACAAGCTCCGCACCGACAACAAGGCCGTCGGCTCCGGCGTCTACAAGCTCGACTCCATCAGCGACAAGAGCGCGAGCTTCTCCGTCAACGACTCCTACACCGGCAAGGCCAAGGCCAAGAACACCGGCGTCACGCTGAAGTTCTTCAACGGCGACCAGGCCGCCCTGAAGAGCGTCCTCCAGAGCGGCGACGTCGACTTCGCCTTCCGCGGCCTCGCCGCCAAGGACATCGCCGCCCTCTCCGCCACCAAGACCGGCGACCAGAAGATCGACGTCGTCGAGGGCACCGGCGCCGAGGTCGAGCACATGGTCTTCAACGTCAACGACCCCGTCGTCGGCAAGCTGCCCGTGCGCAAGGCCATCGCCTACCTCGTGGACCGCGAGGCCCTCGTCAAGGACGTCTACGCCGGCACCGCCACCCCGCTCTACTCCATCGTCCCGGCGGGCATCGCGGGCCACACCACCCCGTTCTTCGACCGCTACGGCGGCAGCCCGCAGGTGGAGAAGGCCAAGGCCGTCCTCAAGGCCGCCAACATCACCGGCAAGATCAAGCTGACCCTGTGGTCCACGCCGACCCGCTACGGCCCCTCCACCGACCAGCAGTTCCAGGTCATCGCCAAGCAGCTCAACGACAGCGGCCTCTTCGAGGCCGACATGAAGTCCGTCGAGTTCGAGCAGTACGAGAAGGACATCGCGGCCGGCAAGTACGGCGTCTACGTGAAGGGCTGGGTCCCGGACTACCCGGACGCCGACAACTTCACGCAGCCGTTCTTCGGCCCGGACAACGTCCTGAAGAACAACTACGACAACAAGGAGATCAGCGGGACGATCATCCCGTCGACCTCCGCAAAGTCCGACCGGACCTCGGCCAACATGGACTACAACCGGCTCCAGGACATCGTCGCCGACGAGCTGCCGATCCTCCCGCTCTGGCAGGGCAAGCAGTACGCCGTCACCCGCCAGAACGTCAACGGCCTCCAGTGGTCCCTCGACGCCTCCACGGTCTTCCGCTTCTGGGAGATCAGCAAGGGATAG
- a CDS encoding ABC transporter substrate-binding protein — translation MNRKTMVLTAAIGLLTPALSACGSASGGGAASGAIVVGTTDRFEAADYAPAPFDPAYAYDAGAWNVLRQTVQTLMHTPRGGGQPVPEAASDCRFTDTGNESYRCTLRPGLKFANGDPLTAKDVKFSIDRVRAIKDENGPSALLSTLDTVEVKGADTVVFHLKTADATFPYKLSTPAAGIVSEKNYEARKLRPGFAVDGSGPYTMKAEVKDNHLVRAVFTKNPHYKGDLKLHNDKVELRSFNDSATMGKALADGAVHMVSRTLAPSQISEFAAKPPKGVKLVPLPGLEIRYLGFNTDAPVVKDKAVRQALAAAVDRNNVISKVYGKAAQPLYSLVPTAVGGHVNSFFNRYGEANTAKAASILKEAGIKTPVKLTLNYTTDHYGDGTAAEFEALKTQLNSTQLFDITVQGKEWGEFRPAQKKGDYAAYGLGWFPDYPDADNFLAPFLEQDNFLGTPYANNTVRTRLIPEARRNVDRTVTAPAITEMQDIVAEDVPVLPLWQGKQYVAARDGITGVEWSVNAISDLQLWELGRGVSG, via the coding sequence ATGAACCGCAAGACCATGGTGCTGACGGCCGCGATCGGCCTGCTCACCCCCGCGCTGTCCGCCTGCGGCAGCGCGAGCGGCGGAGGAGCAGCGTCCGGAGCGATCGTCGTCGGCACCACCGACCGGTTCGAGGCCGCCGACTACGCACCCGCCCCGTTCGACCCCGCCTACGCCTACGACGCCGGCGCCTGGAACGTCCTGCGCCAGACCGTCCAGACGCTGATGCACACCCCGCGCGGCGGCGGCCAGCCCGTCCCCGAAGCCGCGTCCGACTGCCGCTTCACCGACACGGGCAACGAGAGCTACCGCTGCACCCTGCGGCCGGGACTGAAGTTCGCGAACGGCGACCCGCTCACCGCCAAGGACGTCAAGTTCTCCATCGACCGCGTCCGCGCGATCAAGGACGAGAACGGCCCCTCCGCGCTCCTCTCCACCCTCGACACCGTCGAGGTCAAGGGCGCCGACACCGTCGTCTTCCACCTGAAGACCGCCGACGCGACCTTCCCCTACAAGCTCTCCACCCCCGCCGCCGGCATCGTCAGCGAGAAGAACTACGAGGCCAGGAAGCTGCGTCCCGGCTTCGCCGTCGACGGCTCCGGCCCCTACACGATGAAGGCGGAGGTCAAGGACAACCACCTCGTCCGCGCCGTCTTCACCAAGAACCCCCACTACAAGGGCGACCTCAAGCTCCACAACGACAAGGTCGAGCTGCGCTCCTTCAACGACTCCGCCACGATGGGCAAGGCCCTCGCCGACGGCGCCGTCCACATGGTCTCGCGCACCCTGGCGCCCTCCCAGATCAGCGAGTTCGCGGCGAAGCCCCCCAAGGGCGTCAAGCTCGTCCCGCTGCCCGGCCTGGAGATCCGCTACCTCGGCTTCAACACCGACGCCCCCGTCGTCAAGGACAAGGCCGTACGCCAGGCCCTCGCCGCCGCCGTCGACCGCAACAACGTCATCTCCAAGGTCTACGGCAAGGCCGCGCAGCCCCTGTACTCCCTCGTCCCCACCGCCGTCGGCGGCCACGTCAACTCCTTCTTCAACCGCTACGGCGAGGCCAACACCGCCAAGGCCGCGAGCATCCTGAAGGAGGCCGGGATCAAGACCCCCGTCAAGCTGACCCTGAACTACACCACGGACCACTACGGCGACGGCACCGCCGCCGAGTTCGAGGCCCTCAAGACCCAGCTCAACTCCACCCAGCTCTTCGACATCACCGTCCAGGGCAAGGAGTGGGGCGAATTCCGCCCCGCGCAGAAGAAGGGCGACTACGCCGCCTACGGGCTCGGCTGGTTCCCCGACTACCCGGACGCCGACAACTTCCTCGCCCCCTTCCTGGAGCAGGACAACTTCCTGGGCACGCCGTACGCCAACAACACGGTGCGCACCAGGCTCATCCCCGAGGCCCGGCGCAACGTCGACCGTACGGTCACCGCGCCCGCGATCACGGAGATGCAGGACATCGTCGCCGAGGACGTGCCCGTCCTGCCCCTGTGGCAGGGCAAGCAGTACGTCGCCGCTCGCGACGGGATCACCGGAGTGGAGTGGTCGGTCAACGCCATCTCCGACCTCCAGCTGTGGGAACTCGGCCGCGGAGTCAGCGGCTGA
- a CDS encoding MIP/aquaporin family protein produces MSSSDIFIGETIGTALLTLLGGGVCAAVTLKSSKARNAGWLAITFGWGFAVLIAAYVSAPLSGAHLNPAVTVGIAVKTGEWGDVPVYFAGQLLGAMLGAVLMWVTYYGQFRVHLADPEHIRDAKLGPEDPHPHDVAGPVLGIFSTGPEIRNVVQNLATEIIGTAVLILAILTQGLQDGGKGLGVIGVLITSFVVVGIGLSLGGPTGYAINPVRDLGPRIVHALLPLPNKGGSDWGYSWIPVVGPLVGAALAGGLYNIAFA; encoded by the coding sequence GTGTCCAGCTCCGACATCTTCATCGGCGAGACCATCGGTACCGCCCTGCTCACACTGCTCGGCGGTGGCGTCTGCGCCGCCGTCACGCTCAAGAGCTCCAAGGCCCGTAACGCGGGCTGGCTCGCGATCACCTTCGGCTGGGGTTTCGCCGTCCTGATCGCCGCATACGTCTCCGCGCCCCTGTCCGGCGCGCACCTCAACCCGGCGGTCACCGTCGGCATCGCCGTCAAGACCGGCGAGTGGGGTGACGTCCCGGTCTACTTCGCGGGCCAGCTGCTGGGCGCCATGCTCGGCGCGGTCCTCATGTGGGTGACCTACTACGGCCAGTTCCGCGTGCACCTCGCCGACCCGGAGCACATCCGCGACGCCAAGCTCGGCCCGGAGGACCCGCACCCGCACGACGTCGCGGGCCCCGTCCTCGGCATCTTCTCCACGGGCCCCGAGATCCGCAACGTCGTCCAGAACCTCGCGACCGAGATCATCGGCACCGCCGTCCTCATCCTGGCGATCCTCACCCAGGGCCTCCAGGACGGCGGCAAGGGCCTCGGCGTCATAGGCGTCCTGATCACCTCCTTCGTGGTCGTCGGCATCGGCCTCTCGCTGGGCGGCCCCACCGGCTACGCCATCAACCCGGTCCGCGACCTCGGTCCGCGCATCGTCCACGCCCTGCTCCCGCTGCCCAACAAGGGCGGCTCGGACTGGGGCTACTCCTGGATCCCGGTCGTCGGCCCGCTCGTCGGCGCCGCGCTCGCCGGCGGTCTGTACAACATCGCGTTCGCCTGA
- a CDS encoding IclR family transcriptional regulator: protein MARNIQSLERAAAMLRLLAGGERRLGLSDVASALGLAKGTAHGILRTLQAEGFVEQDPASGRYQLGAELLRLGNSYLDVHELRARALVWTDDLARASGESVYVGVLHQSGVLIMHHVFRPDDSRQVLEVGAMQPLHSTALGKVLSAYDPVAHSQAMEVEREAFTPRTVTDATGFEEILELTRARGWAADVEETWEGIASVAAPIHDRRRMPVGAVAVAGAVERVCGESGEPRASLVASVRDCARSVSRDLGAGRF, encoded by the coding sequence ATGGCACGGAACATCCAGTCGCTCGAACGAGCCGCTGCGATGCTGCGACTCCTGGCGGGCGGGGAGCGCCGGCTGGGCCTGTCGGACGTGGCGTCCGCGTTGGGCCTGGCCAAGGGCACGGCGCACGGGATCCTGCGCACCCTGCAGGCCGAGGGCTTCGTCGAACAGGACCCGGCCTCGGGCCGCTACCAGCTGGGCGCGGAGCTGCTGCGGCTGGGCAACAGCTACCTGGACGTGCACGAGCTGCGCGCCCGCGCCCTGGTCTGGACGGACGACCTGGCGCGGGCGAGCGGCGAGAGCGTCTACGTGGGGGTGCTGCACCAGAGCGGGGTGCTGATCATGCACCACGTCTTCCGCCCGGACGACAGCCGTCAAGTGCTGGAGGTGGGCGCCATGCAGCCGCTGCACTCGACGGCCCTGGGCAAGGTGCTGTCGGCGTACGACCCGGTGGCGCACTCCCAGGCGATGGAGGTCGAGCGGGAGGCGTTCACGCCCCGTACGGTCACGGACGCGACGGGCTTCGAGGAGATCCTGGAGCTGACGCGGGCGCGCGGCTGGGCCGCCGACGTGGAGGAGACCTGGGAGGGCATCGCCTCGGTGGCGGCGCCGATCCACGACCGGCGCCGGATGCCGGTGGGCGCCGTCGCGGTCGCGGGCGCGGTGGAGCGGGTGTGCGGGGAGTCCGGGGAGCCGCGGGCGTCCCTGGTGGCGTCCGTACGGGACTGCGCGAGGTCGGTTTCGCGCGACCTCGGGGCGGGCCGGTTCTGA
- a CDS encoding HAD family phosphatase, with product MTSTVPAPVARTADGHALQAVLLDMDGTLVDTEGFWWEIEAEIFRELGHELDDAWRDIVVGGPMSRSAGFLIEATGADIGLAELSVLLNERFEARIAGHVPLMPGAERLLNELARHNVPTALVSASHRRVIDQVLRTLGRDRFHLTVAGDEVPRTKPHPDPYLLAARTLGAHPSRCAVIEDTATGVAAAEAAGCRVVAIPSVGLIDPAPGRTVVRSLEDVDLPFLRSLITPMN from the coding sequence ATGACCAGCACCGTCCCCGCCCCCGTCGCCCGCACGGCCGACGGGCACGCCCTGCAGGCGGTGCTGCTCGACATGGACGGCACCCTCGTCGACACCGAGGGATTCTGGTGGGAGATCGAAGCGGAGATCTTCCGGGAGCTCGGCCACGAACTCGACGACGCCTGGCGTGACATCGTGGTCGGCGGCCCCATGAGCCGCAGCGCCGGCTTCCTCATCGAGGCCACCGGCGCCGACATCGGCCTCGCCGAACTCAGCGTCCTGCTCAACGAGCGCTTCGAGGCCCGCATCGCCGGCCATGTCCCCCTGATGCCCGGCGCCGAACGGCTCCTGAACGAGCTGGCGCGGCACAACGTGCCCACCGCCCTCGTCTCCGCCTCCCACCGCCGCGTCATCGACCAGGTGCTGCGGACCCTCGGCCGCGACCGCTTCCACCTCACCGTCGCCGGCGACGAGGTCCCCCGTACCAAGCCCCACCCGGACCCGTACCTGCTCGCCGCCCGGACCCTCGGCGCGCACCCCTCGCGGTGCGCCGTCATCGAGGACACCGCCACCGGCGTCGCCGCCGCCGAGGCCGCAGGCTGCCGCGTCGTGGCCATCCCCTCCGTCGGGCTCATCGACCCCGCGCCCGGCCGCACCGTCGTCCGCTCCCTGGAGGACGTGGACCTGCCGTTCCTGCGCTCGCTCATCACTCCGATGAACTGA
- a CDS encoding response regulator transcription factor, giving the protein MAIRVLLVDDQPLLRTGFRMILEAEQDLVVVGEAGDGLQALDQVRALQPDVVLMDIRMPRMDGVEATRRITGPERDGPAKVLVLTTFDLDEYVVEALRAGASGFLLKDAPADELVQAIRVVAGGEAMLAPSITRRLLDKYAGHLPSGEERVPDTLGTLTEREVEVLKLVARGLSNAEIAADLFVSETTVKTHVGHVLTKLSLRDRVQAAVYAYESGLVRPGAR; this is encoded by the coding sequence GTGGCGATCCGCGTCCTGCTGGTCGACGACCAGCCACTGCTGCGCACCGGTTTCCGGATGATCCTGGAGGCCGAGCAGGACCTGGTGGTGGTGGGTGAGGCCGGGGACGGTCTGCAGGCGCTGGACCAGGTGCGGGCGTTGCAGCCCGATGTGGTGTTGATGGACATCCGGATGCCGCGGATGGACGGGGTGGAGGCGACGCGTCGGATCACGGGTCCGGAGCGTGACGGGCCGGCGAAGGTGCTGGTGCTGACGACCTTCGACCTGGACGAGTACGTGGTGGAGGCCCTACGGGCCGGCGCGAGCGGCTTCCTGTTGAAGGACGCCCCGGCGGACGAGCTGGTGCAGGCGATCCGGGTGGTGGCGGGGGGCGAGGCGATGCTCGCGCCGAGCATCACGCGCCGGCTGCTCGACAAGTACGCGGGGCATCTGCCGTCGGGCGAGGAGCGGGTCCCGGACACGTTGGGGACGCTGACGGAGCGCGAGGTGGAGGTACTGAAGCTGGTGGCGCGCGGTCTGTCGAACGCGGAGATCGCGGCGGATCTGTTCGTCAGCGAGACGACGGTGAAGACGCACGTGGGGCACGTGCTGACGAAGCTGAGCCTGCGCGACCGGGTGCAGGCGGCGGTGTACGCGTACGAGAGCGGCCTGGTACGGCCGGGCGCCCGGTAG
- the metH gene encoding methionine synthase: protein MASLPNPPADTQTRADALREALATRVVVADGAMGTMLQAQDPTMEDFQQLEGCNEVLNVTRPDIVRSVHEAYFGVGVDCVETNTFGANYAALAEYDIAERNFELSEAGARIAREVADEFTASTGQQRWVLGSIGPGTKLPTLGHITYGQIRDAYQINAEGLISGGADALLVETTQDLLQTKSSIIGARRAMEALGVSVPLICSVTVETTGTMLLGSEIGAALTALEPLGIDMIGLNCATGPAEMSEHLRYLARNARIPLSCMPNAGLPVLTKDGAHYPLTAPELADAQETFVREYGLSLVGGCCGTTPEHLRQVVERVRGTAVVERSPQPEPGAASLYQTVPFRQDTSYMAIGERTNANGSKKFREAMLEARWDDCVEMARDQIREGAHMLDLCVDYVGRDGVADMKELAGRFATASTLPIVLDSTEVPVIQAGLEMLGGRAVINSVNYEDGDGPDSRFAKVTRLAREHGAALIALTIDEEGQARTVEHKVAIAERLIEDLTTNWGIRESDILIDTLTFTICTGQEESRKDGIATIESIRELKRRHPDVQTTLGLSNISFGLNPAARVLLNSVFLDECVKAGLDSAIVHASKILPIARFDEEQVNTALDLIYDRREGDYDPLQKLMALFEGVNTKSLKAGRAEELLALPLEERLRRRIIDGEKNGLEADLDEALQTRPALDIVNDTLLEGMKVVGELFGSGQMQLPFVLQSAEVMKTAVAHLEPHMEKSDDEGKGTIVLATVRGDVHDIGKNLVDIILTNNGYNVVNIGIKQPVSAILEAAQEHKADVIGMSGLLVKSTVIMKENLEELNQRKLAADYPVILGGAALTRAYVEQDLHEIYEGEVRYARDAFEGLRLMDALIAVKRGVPGATLPELKQRRVPKRDTPVVQVEEPEEPGARSDVSVDNPVPTPPFWGTRVVKGIPLKDYASWLDEGALFKGQWGLKQARAGGATYEELVETEGRPRLRGLLEKLHTENLLEAAVVYGYFPCVSKGDDLIILDEQGNERTRFTFPRQRRGRRLCLADFFRPEESGETDVVGLQVVTVGSKIGEATAKLFEADSYREYLELHGLSVQLAEAMAEYWHARVRAELGFGGEDPDKVEDMFDLKYRGARFSLGYGACPDLEDRAKIADLLQPERIGVHLSEEFQLHPEQSTDAIVIHHPEAKYFNAR, encoded by the coding sequence ATGGCCTCGTTGCCGAACCCGCCCGCAGACACCCAGACCCGGGCCGATGCCCTCCGAGAGGCGCTCGCGACCCGCGTGGTCGTCGCCGACGGAGCCATGGGAACGATGCTCCAGGCGCAGGACCCCACCATGGAGGACTTCCAGCAGCTCGAAGGCTGCAACGAGGTCCTGAACGTGACCCGCCCCGACATCGTGCGCTCCGTCCACGAGGCGTACTTCGGCGTCGGCGTTGACTGCGTGGAGACCAACACCTTCGGCGCCAACTACGCCGCCCTCGCCGAGTACGACATCGCCGAGCGCAACTTCGAGCTGTCCGAGGCCGGCGCGCGCATCGCCCGCGAGGTCGCCGACGAGTTCACCGCTTCCACCGGGCAGCAGCGCTGGGTGCTCGGCTCCATCGGCCCCGGCACCAAGCTGCCCACCCTCGGCCACATCACCTACGGCCAGATCCGTGACGCCTACCAGATCAACGCCGAAGGCCTGATCTCCGGCGGCGCCGACGCGCTGCTCGTCGAGACCACCCAGGACCTCCTGCAGACCAAGTCCTCCATCATCGGCGCCCGCCGCGCCATGGAGGCCCTCGGCGTCAGCGTCCCCCTGATCTGCTCCGTCACCGTCGAGACCACCGGCACCATGCTGCTCGGCTCCGAGATCGGCGCCGCGCTCACCGCGCTGGAACCCCTCGGCATCGACATGATCGGTCTGAACTGCGCCACCGGCCCCGCCGAGATGAGCGAGCACCTGCGCTACCTCGCGCGCAACGCCCGCATCCCGCTCTCCTGCATGCCCAACGCCGGTCTGCCCGTCCTGACCAAGGACGGCGCTCACTACCCGCTGACCGCCCCCGAGCTCGCCGACGCCCAGGAGACCTTCGTCCGCGAGTACGGACTCTCCCTCGTCGGCGGCTGCTGCGGCACCACCCCCGAGCACCTGCGCCAGGTCGTCGAGCGGGTCCGCGGCACGGCCGTCGTCGAGCGCAGCCCGCAGCCGGAGCCCGGCGCCGCCTCGCTCTACCAGACCGTGCCGTTCCGGCAGGACACCTCGTACATGGCCATCGGCGAGCGCACCAACGCCAACGGCTCGAAGAAGTTCCGCGAGGCCATGCTGGAGGCCCGCTGGGACGACTGCGTCGAGATGGCCCGCGACCAGATCCGCGAGGGCGCGCACATGCTCGACCTGTGCGTGGACTACGTCGGCCGCGACGGCGTCGCCGACATGAAGGAGCTGGCCGGCCGCTTCGCCACCGCCTCCACCCTGCCGATCGTCCTGGACTCCACCGAGGTCCCCGTCATCCAGGCCGGCCTGGAGATGCTGGGCGGCCGCGCCGTCATCAACTCGGTCAACTACGAGGACGGCGACGGACCCGACTCCCGCTTCGCCAAGGTCACCCGACTGGCCCGCGAGCACGGCGCCGCGCTGATCGCCCTGACCATCGACGAGGAGGGCCAGGCCCGCACCGTCGAGCACAAGGTGGCCATCGCCGAGCGCCTCATCGAGGACCTCACCACCAACTGGGGCATCCGCGAGTCGGACATCCTCATCGACACCCTGACCTTCACCATCTGCACCGGCCAGGAGGAGTCCCGCAAGGACGGCATCGCCACCATCGAGTCGATCCGCGAACTCAAGCGCCGCCACCCCGACGTCCAGACCACCCTGGGCCTGTCCAACATCTCCTTCGGCCTCAACCCGGCCGCCCGCGTCCTGCTCAACTCCGTCTTCCTCGACGAGTGCGTCAAGGCCGGCCTGGACTCCGCGATCGTCCACGCCTCCAAGATCCTCCCGATCGCCCGGTTCGACGAGGAACAGGTCAACACCGCCCTCGACCTCATCTACGACCGCCGCGAGGGCGACTACGACCCGCTGCAGAAGCTGATGGCCCTCTTCGAGGGCGTCAACACCAAGTCCCTCAAGGCCGGCCGTGCCGAGGAGCTCCTCGCCCTGCCCCTGGAGGAGCGGCTGCGGCGCCGCATCATCGACGGCGAGAAGAACGGCCTGGAGGCCGACCTCGACGAGGCCCTCCAGACCCGCCCCGCCCTCGACATCGTCAACGACACCCTCCTGGAGGGCATGAAGGTCGTCGGCGAGCTGTTCGGCTCCGGCCAGATGCAGCTGCCCTTCGTCCTCCAGTCCGCGGAGGTCATGAAGACGGCGGTGGCGCACCTGGAACCGCACATGGAGAAGAGCGACGACGAGGGCAAGGGCACCATCGTGCTCGCCACCGTCCGCGGCGACGTCCACGACATCGGCAAGAACCTCGTCGACATCATCCTGACCAACAACGGCTACAACGTCGTCAACATCGGCATCAAGCAGCCGGTCTCCGCGATCCTCGAAGCCGCCCAGGAACACAAGGCCGACGTCATCGGCATGTCCGGTCTCCTCGTGAAATCCACCGTGATCATGAAGGAGAACCTGGAGGAGCTCAACCAGCGCAAGCTGGCCGCCGACTACCCCGTCATCCTCGGCGGCGCCGCCCTCACCCGCGCCTACGTCGAACAGGACCTCCACGAGATCTACGAGGGCGAGGTCCGCTACGCCCGCGACGCCTTCGAGGGCCTGCGCCTGATGGACGCCCTCATCGCCGTCAAGCGCGGCGTCCCCGGCGCCACCCTGCCCGAACTCAAGCAGCGCCGCGTCCCCAAGCGGGACACTCCCGTGGTCCAGGTGGAGGAGCCCGAGGAGCCGGGCGCCCGCTCGGACGTCTCCGTCGACAACCCCGTCCCCACCCCGCCGTTCTGGGGAACCCGCGTCGTCAAGGGCATCCCGCTCAAGGACTACGCCTCCTGGCTGGACGAGGGCGCCCTCTTCAAGGGGCAGTGGGGCCTCAAGCAGGCCCGCGCCGGCGGGGCCACGTACGAGGAACTGGTCGAGACGGAGGGCCGCCCGCGCCTGCGCGGCCTCCTGGAGAAGCTGCACACCGAGAACCTCCTCGAAGCGGCCGTCGTCTACGGCTACTTCCCCTGCGTCTCCAAGGGCGACGACCTGATCATCCTCGACGAGCAGGGCAACGAGCGGACCCGCTTCACCTTCCCGCGCCAGCGGCGCGGCCGCCGCCTGTGCCTCGCCGACTTCTTCCGCCCCGAGGAGTCGGGCGAGACGGACGTCGTCGGCCTCCAGGTCGTCACCGTCGGCTCGAAGATCGGCGAGGCCACCGCCAAGCTCTTCGAGGCCGACTCCTACCGCGAATACCTGGAGCTGCACGGCCTGTCCGTCCAGCTCGCCGAGGCCATGGCCGAGTACTGGCACGCCCGCGTCCGCGCGGAGCTGGGCTTCGGCGGCGAGGACCCGGACAAGGTCGAGGACATGTTCGACCTCAAGTACCGCGGCGCCCGCTTCTCCCTGGGCTACGGTGCCTGCCCCGACCTGGAGGACCGCGCCAAGATCGCCGACCTCCTCCAGCCGGAGCGGATCGGCGTCCACCTGTCGGAGGAATTCCAGCTCCACCCCGAACAGTCCACCGACGCCATCGTGATTCACCACCCCGAAGCGAAATATTTCAACGCACGCTGA